In Leptotrichia sp. OH3620_COT-345, a single window of DNA contains:
- a CDS encoding endonuclease/exonuclease/phosphatase family protein: protein MKFLLYNIRYGTGKYLNQPLKHIRGYLGQSLDHIYRIGEFIKSYDPDIVGLIEVDLGSFRTREINQAELLGKLTENYYVYQSKYEENSGYMKVPMVKKHGNAFLSKMETKSRKFHYLDKGMKKLVIEIETGAVIVFLVHLALGGKTRLKQIVQLYKLIEACKKPFIVAGDFNIFWGNEEIELFLKAGGLYNVNIHRKPTFPSWAPKKELDFILCSKKIKIKKYEVIRTILSDHLPILIDFEIINRSDDINQK from the coding sequence ATGAAATTTCTTTTATATAATATAAGATACGGAACAGGAAAGTATTTAAATCAACCTTTAAAACATATAAGAGGTTATCTCGGACAGTCTTTAGATCATATTTACCGTATAGGAGAATTTATAAAGAGTTATGATCCCGACATAGTAGGACTTATAGAAGTTGATTTAGGATCTTTTAGAACAAGAGAAATAAATCAGGCTGAACTGCTTGGGAAATTAACTGAAAATTATTACGTGTATCAAAGTAAATACGAAGAGAATTCCGGATATATGAAAGTTCCTATGGTAAAAAAACATGGAAATGCCTTTTTATCGAAAATGGAGACAAAATCTCGGAAATTCCATTATCTGGATAAAGGAATGAAAAAACTTGTAATAGAAATTGAAACGGGAGCTGTTATTGTATTTTTAGTCCATCTTGCATTGGGAGGGAAAACTAGACTTAAACAGATTGTACAACTATATAAACTTATAGAAGCTTGTAAAAAACCTTTTATTGTTGCCGGAGATTTTAATATTTTTTGGGGGAATGAAGAAATTGAGTTGTTTTTAAAAGCAGGAGGATTATATAACGTAAATATACACAGAAAACCCACATTTCCAAGTTGGGCCCCTAAAAAAGAACTTGATTTTATTCTTTGTTCAAAAAAAATAAAAATAAAAAAATATGAAGTAATTAGAACTATATTGTCGGATCATTTACCTATTCTCATAGATTTTGAGATAATAAACCGATCGGATGATATAAATCAAAAATAA